A region of the Primulina eburnea isolate SZY01 chromosome 7, ASM2296580v1, whole genome shotgun sequence genome:
atatctatgatatatggATATATTTGCAGTGTCTGGTTGATTGACTCGAGTAGTTGGAAATTATACTGAATATGTaaagattttgttgaatattctgagaattgtgAGTATTGTAtatagaaattattcagataagaattccgcttgaaacagattgtattcagaatatgcgatatctgaagttagtatacagatagattttgatacagttgagacaGAGATCAGTAACTGAGAACGAGACTGAtgtcagaaagaccagaaagttcagaaatatcagaaatttcagaaatgtattttttctgattgggcagattattttattcgactgttgctttatatctgctgggtattgttattgttctaaatcagtatttgagatattttatattgttttggggagcatattttatttgcagatgagatataacagttgatcagaatgacatgaagacatGTTTGATTAATCAGAAGCAATCTTATTGCCAGAGATTACCGTTTATGAGTTccttgaactcactagatctgtataggttactgcTATTTCGTATCTGAttggatattactgttgttttgaatccgtatatgatacagattgttgtgaaccgttgagattatatacagttcaattgtatcagagttaatttaaagaattacagcagttcacaaatgagatcagaatgtgtcagagtgtttcagaattgtataacagaattgacattgagagtcagagccgaataccaggtaggtatttcttctttgatttatattattaactgattgtttgtgccgaatagttcgaatcagatatcacagatagtgtcagacatGTACGTTAGTGGATTCAGTTGTTATTCGGATAACAGACAGTttggatataaacagattaaatcagttagaaTAGAATTGGtacggaaatgttggcagaaatcatactgatatatttgaatcgctaacagaaaagacagaaagataaatatcaaaagattattatagaatttgtatatttctaaatagaaatgggagtgcatttctatggctgttgtaatgaaattaccgccatttacTTCAGATGGtaagataatatgattatgattgacagattgatcaatctatatctattagtttgtaccagataacgtacaaacaaaaccagatgacacagattgatgtcagaggaaggatcagaatcaacagaatgtcgagatagagtatatcagaatgtgattttctggttgattttgtactcgtgacagagtatatcatgagtttCTCCTCAGACTATGTTACAAATTGGCAGACAGTCAGAATATATTTTATCCAGATATTAGAGGATTTTGGTAGAATTATAGAGTgctagatgttagcactaattgatatgacttattatcactgcgtgacaatacctatcagcctaccagatgggtaatgagatagttagagTCAGGAccgtatacagtgaatactaccgATTTCTATTTCTCTTGaagaaattcgaaggaagataaagatagttcagaaagaacagatgtcataaaccaacgtcggatgatgacgattggtctTTAAAGATAAAGATTGAGTATATCCTGGaccgggataaacagatttgataacaactGATAGTAGTGATTTGCTATGAGCTGTGGTTtagtatatacagatgttgtatagccagtatggtgagattgagatttcagaacagattcattgagatgagttctgctttgaactctgtatacatttcttctgaatcgATTGTTgcgagttcggggacgaactcagatctaagagggggagaaatgtaatgcccgagatttcatcattataatcagacgttgattaattgacatgattgaggttataagaacttAAATGACGAGGCCGGGAGTCGTTGCATGGTTAGCCAAGAAATTgggacagaaccttcggcgctcgagcggtagaaagagaccgcccgagcgccaatgcaccataaggTTACCCtttggacagaatgtctcgcgcccgagcggtagtttttgaccgcccgagcgcgagaggagGATAGGATGAGAATTCGGACAgtatgttcggcgcccgagcggtacatttcaaCCTCTCGAGCGCCACCTAAGTTTGGTAAAAAGGAGCCACGTTTCTTTAACATGCACGTtggagtatatatatgtatatcactTTGGAAATCTTTCAGAAAAACGAGAAAGAAGAACGGGAAAAGCTTCAGGAAGTTagcagaaaatccttacgccttttgtgagaaattcgcccgtctgattttaaatccgacttcagtactgtgttcctatcaacacaggctacaactggacgtaagttttattacgtttagacatgatttgaatttatgatgttgtcagaactgaataggattcatatatgatgttcttgtcatgttagacatcatagaatcgaagtcagattgagaaacagagtgTTCATTCAATTgctatgaatttcagaagatattgactgagattttataccagaattgtgttagtattcagattatgagttgtattgccacagattatgagttccggTATTATActtgtgatgttcagaactgacggggttattcagattgtattgttatgccgtcgaaacatcagttgaattaaattgataagattcagttatgatttagatttcatcgtgatattcgttgatataaatcagattgtatctggttcagatattgatcagattatgtactgaattgagtattgatcagaacagattgtgtattgagttattcattgatacagcgtattcgatattgtcttttcagattggatatggacagatttgaatacaggtcatcgtcttcgtcagacagggacagcaaaggtataattcatgtgatattcgggaagccacaactcaaatgagatctcattttgagtttcccaataaaatcacatactatattgtTATTTATACTTTgagatgtttatgctttgattttagaattgtattcaagtgtATGAGATTACtgccatattcagatatgaatatgattgtgctttgtttacagattgatattcattgcatctaagataggagagtctttgacagtcattgtcaattatctagatgttcggtgtatctcagcttaggagcagctatGACTCCTTTGTCatccgtcgatacagctcagaccgaagtctaggaataagacgtacagtcaccccgattgggagggtaggtgacagccattgacgtcttattcacaccgggatccctagagttatagttgagtcgagtctagacatgatttgactagaactgcatgcgtttatggatgtggtttcatagactatgaaacccattgttattgatttcagtcatgatagcatgtttttatgaattgatttgggtagcatgtttatctgattcgagttgcatgcttatcttgattaaatttcatagattatgaaatctattaatttgaattatattcatgatagaatatttcatgatttcctttatgtatatgcatggttaccatgttttatactgggatttattctcaccggagttatccggctgttgtcttgttttgtatgtgtgcatgacaacaggtggggctggatcggggtcaagaagatgatgagagaagacgagttagcgtggtgattccggacttactgtagatttggtttattacttgaacttagtaaccgaaccttagacttagattgtacagtattgtacttttatacttaaatgtattttatactgagatgtatgttatttagattccattaccttctgcatttacattttaaaaagaaaagtttttagaccctgtttatcagaactgataattaaatcccaacgatgattaagaagatgattagcgtccgggtccccacaccattAATTTCAGAAAATTCGCCGCCGATCAAAAACTCCCAAATCGGTGGGTTTCCGACCACTTCACCGCCGATTTCAGGTACTATTCCGGCTTATTTTTTCAATTCCTCTGGCCAAGATCTTCGTCCAATCATGGGTCGTGTTTTGCCTCAATCAATTTCTGGATTCCGGCCACCGGTCGGAAACCCCCAAATTCTAGGGCAAAATCGATTTTATTCACATCCTTTGATGCAATCGGACCCCCTGCTGCCCGGTTCTAGTGGATTGAAGACCGGCTCCGTGATCTCCTCGCCGTCTCCGATCTTTGGTACATCTCCGGTGGTCAACTCGCCGGTCAACTCGGCCGGGTCAACTCAGCGAGTTGACCATGTTCACCCAACAGTCAACAATTCGGGTTCGGCTTCAAAATCTGATTTTCGGGCGACTAAGACGTTTCCGGTGTCATTTAGGGATGCTATGGATGCCATGCCCCTGCCGACTTTAAAGAATGGGAAACCGGGTATTTTATTCCCGGATGAGGTAATGTCTTCTCTGACCGAGCCTTTTAAGTTTTCTTTAGTCGGGAAGATTTCTGGTAATAGATCCTTAGTCCCAAACTCGGGTATTTCTGCGGCATTTGCTCGGTTGGGATTGAAGCGATCTTTTGATTTGAGGTTCTTGCCTCGGGGTTTTCTGATCCTGTCACTTCAGTGTGAAGAGGATTATGCGCTCTTTTGGACGCGTGGGCAGATGATGGTGGGACCTCTCGGGATCCGTTTTTCCAAATGGACCCCGGAATTCAATCTTCAGGAAGAATCTCCCATAGCCCCGGTTTGGGTGCGTTTCCCGGGTTTGCCCATTCACCTGTTTAACAAGAAAAGTCTTTTTGCCCTTGCCAAGATTGTGGGCAACCCGGTGAAAATGGATGACTTTACTGCTGACTCCTCTCGGAGTGCTTTTGCTCGAGTCTGTGTGGAGTTGAATGTGTTGGAACCACCTGTTCAGCAAATTTGGGTGGGCTGGGGTGATCATACCCAGGAGATTGATGTTGTTTATGAGAAAATACCTGGGTATTGCTTGGATTGCAAGATGTTGGGCCATTCGACCAATGTTTGCTATTCCTATGGGAAAAATCCTAGACCTGCTCGATCCAAGCCTGCTAATCGAGATCCTCTTCAGCCAGAGGCCCCTCCTGCTCCAGGCACCTCCTCAGGGTGCTGTTCCTGTCATTGTCCCGAGACCACAGCCCCAGCTTCATATCAATGGCCACGGTCCCCGACGTAGACAGAGACGGAGGCCTGTTCGTCAGGCTCTCCCGAGGGATGATCCTCTTGCGTCGAACTCTTTTGGAGTTCTTTCCCATTTGCATGCGACAGAGGTCGGCTCTGAGGAGCTTGGATTAGGTGTTCCTGATCCCTCTGTCAGTTTGAGTTCTCATCAGGAGGCCCCTATTCCTGACCGCCCTGAGGTCACGGTGGCTGATGACGATGAGAGTGTTCCTTTTGTGGACTGCGTGGATGACCTTGGGTCTCCACGCCCGGATGTGGTGACTGTGTTTATCCCCCCGGAGGCTTGTGTTGAAAATCTTAGCAGTCACTCGGTCCCATCTTTTCCTGCATCCCCTGCTGATGCCACTTCTATGCTGGACGAGTTGATTGCTCGACAGGGACCCCCTACTCTCGAGATGACCCCCAGTCACATGTCGGCTGATGATCCTGATCAGGATTTTGATCGACATTCTGTGTCTGGAGTTAGCTGTGGGTCCGAGTGTAGTATTCTGGACACTGACATGTCCAACCCCAGAAAAAGACCTCTGGATGATGGTCGGCGATCGCGTAAAAAGCGATTGGATCCTTCTTCCACCCTTTCCCCATGAATTGCTTAATCTGGAATATCCGGGGACTTCGCGGTTTGGAGTTCCAGCAGAGGCTTCATGCCTTTGTGAAGGAGAAACAGATTAAGGTTTTGGCTGTTTTGGAGCCCATGATTGATCTGGATCCGAGATTCATGACTCGCCGTTTGGGGTTTTCTGGAGTCATTTCTAATCTCTCCGGTCATATCTGGGTATTTTTTGCTGCTGATGTGAGGGCGGAGTGTGTTTTTGATCATGCTCAGTTCCTTCACATCAGAGTCTCTGCCTCTTTCTTACCGACAGAGATATTTTGTTCTTTTGTCTATGCTAGATGTGATTATGTCCAACGTAGGGATCTTTGGACTTCTTTGCTTTTGGTTAAGCCTGTTTTGGGTCCCTGGCTGGTTGGGGGCGATTTTAACGTCGTCAGGGATGCGTCCGAGTGCTTGGGCTCCCGTGGTGGTAGGTTGCTACCCATGGAGGAGTTCAACAATTTTATTCTTGATTCTGGTCTTATCGATGCTGGTTTTGAGGGGTCTTCGTTCACTTGGACGAATAAGACCATTTGGAAGCGGTTGGACAGGGTCTTGGTTTCTGTTGATTGGGCAGATCATTTCAGCTCGATTCGGGTTGAACATCTCGCTCGTACTGTTTCGGATCACTGTCCGCTTTTGGTTACCTCTCTTGTTTTTGCCCGTGGACCGAGCTCGTTTCGCTTCCAGCGAATGTGGGTTAGGCACCATAGGTTTTTTGCAGACTGTGAGGCTTAATTGGAATCTGCCTTGCAGTCTGAGCGGCATGCCTCGGCTTTTTGCCAAGATGAAGCGTCTCAAGCATCACCTCCGGTGGTGGAATCGGGATGTTTTTGGTAACATCTTTGATAGACTCACTGAGGCTGAGAGGGCTGTTCGTTCAGCTGAGGATGTCTGTGAGGCCGATCCTTCTGACACGAATTGGACTTCCCTGTCCGATCGCAATGAGGATCTGGCTCGTATCACCGccatggaggcggatttttggAAACAGAAAGCGGCTTGCCATTGGCTTGAGGATGGTGAGCGGAACACCAACTCTTCCATAATATGGTGAGGAAAAAGCGTGTGGCGAATAAAATTTTCCGCATATGGGAGAATGGGGTTTGCCTGACGTCTCAGGATTTTATTCAGCAGTCGGGAGCCTTATTTTTCCAGGATCTTCTTACCGGGGAGCCCTCTGCGCTCGATTGCCCTGATTTTTCGGGTTTTACCTCGGTTATCTCTGCCATGGAGAATTATGGTATTGCTGCGATTCCCTCTTTGGAGGAGGTCCGCGCGACCGTCTTCTCTATTCACCCTGATAGCGTTACTGGCCCTGATGGCTTTTCTTCGGCGTTCTTTCAGCATTGCTGGGAGATTGTCCATCAGGACGTTTTTGGTGTTGTTCTTGATTTTTCCCAGGGTTCTCCTATGCCTCAGGGCTTTACCGCCACCACGATCACTCTTAGTCCCAAAGTTGAGGGTGCACGCGCTTGGTCGGACTTCCGCCCGATCAGTCTGTGTAATGTCACGAACAAAATCATCTCGAAGCTGTTGTACTCTCGGTTGAGGGATGTGGTGGAGAGACTTGTTTCCCCGAATCAGAGTGGCTTCGTTCCGGGTCGGACGATCTCAGATAATATCCTCCTTGCCCAGGAGCTCACTCACAGCATTACTCTCCCCACTCGTGGTGGTAATGTCATCTTGAAGTTGGATATAGCCAAGGCCTATGATAGGGTCCAGTGGCATTTCCTATTTGACGTTTTGAGACATTTTGGTTTTTCAGAGCGTGTTGTGGCTTTGGTCTCGGCCTGTATTTCCCATTGTCATTTCTCTGTGAACATCAATGGCTCTCTATCGGGGTTTTTTGGTTCCACCAGAGGCCTCGGCAGGGCGATCCATTGTCTCCCCTTCTCTTCATTTTGGGGGCGGAGTATCTTTCTCGTGGCCTTGACCGCCTCTACCTGCAGCATCCTGCGCTTAGGTATCGTTCTGATTGTGATATTTTGATTTCCCACCTGGCTTACGCTGATGATGTCATTATTTTTGCCAGTGGTGGGTCTCGTGGTATGCAGCGCCTTTTCGATTTTCTGCATCACTACGAGAACTGTTCGGGGCAGCGTGTGAATGCTGCCAAGAGTTCTTTGATTTTGCCTCCGAGGTGTTCTGAGCGCCTCTGCTCCCGGCTTTTGTGCATCACCGGGTTCGCCGAGGGTCATCTGCCCCTCAAGTACCTCGGAGTTCCCCTTTATCGAGGTAATCGCACATGCTCCCTTTTTGAGCCCCTCCTACAGTCTGTTCGTAGGAAGTTAGAGGGTTGGGAGATTCGGACTCTCTCCCCGGGTAGCCGCATGACCCTGATACGTAGCGTGCTCCTCTCCTATGCCGATTTATCTGTTTCAGGTGGTTCAGCCACCTCTGGCTGTCATGGAGAAGCTTGAGCGGGCCTTCAATGCCTTCTCTGGGGGTCGAGACCCTTGGAAAAGAAGTGGCACTGGGCCCAGTGGTCCCGGGCTTGCCTCCCCGTGCTTGAGGGGGGCCTTGGATTCCGCAGATTGAAAGATCTCGTGGAATGTTTTCTATTAAATTATGGTTCAGATTTCGGCAGGGCTCCTCTCTATGGGCAAGATTCCTTTTACGGAAGTATTGCCGGCTGGATGCTCCTGCCTGTGTCCCCGCCCGTGCTTCTATTTCCCCCATTTGGCGTCGTCTCCTCAGGATCCGCCCTCGCGCGGAGCCTGGCATTCGCTGGCAAGTTGGTCTCGGAGATGTTTCCTTTTGGGATGACACTTGGTTTGGGGACGTTCCTTTGTCCTCCCGGTGTGTGGTCCGTGGGGGCCGTGATGTTCGGGTCTCTCATTTTCTGTCTGAGGGGTCCTGGGACTTTGATCGCCTTTGTGCGGTGGTTGCTCCTTCGGTTGCCGAGGAGATTGTTTTGATTCCTGTTCCTTCGGGAGACCCTTATCTGGCTCGATGGATCCATAGCTCCGATGGTGCTTTCTCTATGAGATCTGCTTGGGAGCTGATCCGTCAGCGTGCTCCGTCTTCAGATATATTCCGCCCGTGCTGGGGGAGTTGGTTGAGGCCTACCATGTCGTTCTTCCTTTGGAGATTCTGGCATCAGTGGCTCCCAGTTGATGAGGTGCTTAGAGCCGGGGTTTTGCGTTAGCCTCGAGATGTCAGTGTTGTGATATGGCTGAGACATTCACACACATATTCATTAGCAGCCCGGTTGCTCGGTCTGTCTGGCACTTCTTTGGCGCCGTGTTTCGGGTTTGTATTCCCGTCACTGAGGATTTCAGTTTGTTTCTCAGTGCATGGAAGAGAGATTTGGTCTGGTCCCGGGGGGGCCATGTGCGGGAGTTTCTCCCCTGCATCGTTCTGTGGTTCCTCTGGACTGCGCGGAACGATGCTAAGCACCGTCATCTCCCTGTTTCTGGGGAGACGGTGAAGTATCAGATTTTGTATTACTTGCGTCTTGCCCACTCTGCGCGTACTGTCAAGCCCAGAAATTGGCTGGGTGTGTTTCATGTGGCGAGATTGCTGGGTATTTCGGTTGCTCTCCACAGATTCCATAGGACGGCGATTGTTCGCTGGCTGCGACCGCCGTCCGGGTGCTTCAAGCTTAATGTGGATGGGAGCTCGTGTGGTATATCTGGGGACTCCTCTGCTGGTGGTGTTGTTCGGGATGATTCCGGGAGGGTTGTGCTCTCATTCAGCGAGTTCATCGGAGCTGGGTCTTCTCTTCGGGCTGAGCTTTGGGCGGTTTGGAGGGGTCTTCTCCTTTGTTCTGATCATTCTTTTTTCCCTCTTTGGATCGAGCTTGATTCTCTGACTTCTATTCAGCTCATTCGTTCCCGTCGATGTTGCTGGGGTCTTGATCACATTGTATCCAGGATTCTGGTCCTTTTGAGAGGGCGGTCTGTTCATATTTCACATATATTCCGGGAGGGTAATTCGGTGGCAGATGCGTTGGCGGCGAGGGCCCATACCCTTAGGCACTTtaccttagagttaggtccCTCCCTCCCTAGGCATATTTCCATACTTGCACGTTCGGATACCTCCGGACTTCCCTACCTGAGATATAGATGTTCTTAGCTGTTTGCAGCCCATTCCTTCACTTGGATCCATTTTTTCGGTCtttctatatatatttatatatatgtatattttttctttgcagGTACTGTTCTTTTGGGGGTTTCTCTTTTACCCCGTCTTGCCAGTCTGGTGTGAGTGGGTCCAGACACTCGCACACTACATGTTCGATCTCCTCGGGATTGGGTGGACTCTTGCACTTACCCTATTGGTGCTTTTCTTTGGCCCTCTCATATTCCCTGGAGCGCTATTTCTGTTTGTGGCTCTCTTTGGTCCATTTCTGGTTCCTGGCGGGCGCTTACTGCAGGTTCTCCTTGCCCGCCGTATCATTTCTTTTACAGGAGTTTACTGGATGTCGTGGTGGTTCCAGGGATTATTTCCGGACGA
Encoded here:
- the LOC140835906 gene encoding uncharacterized protein; translation: MNCLIWNIRGLRGLEFQQRLHAFVKEKQIKVLAVLEPMIDLDPRFMTRRLGFSGVISNLSGHIWVFFAADVRAECVFDHAQFLHIRVSASFLPTEIFCSFVYARCDYVQRRDLWTSLLLVKPVLGPWLVGGDFNVVRDASECLGSRGGRLLPMEEFNNFILDSGLIDAGFEGSSFTWTNKTIWKRLDRVLVSVDWADHFSSIRVEHLARTVSDHCPLLVTSLVFARGPSSFRFQRMWVRHHSLSGMPRLFAKMKRLKHHLRWWNRDVFGNIFDRLTEAERAVRSAEDVCEADPSDTNWTSLSDRNEDLARITAMEADFWKQKAACHWLEDGERNTNSSIIW